A segment of the Micromonospora sediminicola genome:
AAGGTCTTCAACAACATCCAGGCCGCGCACCTGATGGACAACGGCAAGCCGGCGGGCACCGTGGGCCGGATCGCCCTGCCGGTGGCCGGCGACGACGCGGACGCCAAGCGGATCGTCATGGGGCTGGTGGACGAGCTGGGCTTCGACCCGGTGGACGCCGGCACGCTGGACGAGAGCTGGCGCCAGCAGCCGGACACGCCGGTCTACGGCACCGACCGCGACGCGGACGGCGTGCGGGAGGGCCTGGCCGCGGCGCGGCCCTGAGAACCACTGAGGACAGCGAGAGGCCCCGCCGGCCATGCCGGGCGGGGCCTCCTCGTGTGCGCGGGTCAGGCGCCCGGCTCGGGCGCGCAGATGAAGCGCGGCTCCGGGTCGTAGCGCCAGCTGAACTTCTCCCGCTTGATCACCTTGCCGTCCTTCTTGATCACCCGGTACGCGTCCTGCGCGAACCCCACGCTGCCCGCCGCGGCGATGCAGTCCGGTCCGGGCTTCAGGTAGACGGTCTTCGGCTGGGTGATGTTCCGACGCGGGCCGTACTCGGTCTTCACGCTGTCGTAGATCTTGGTGCTCCAGATCGACACGGTGATCGTGCTGGACGTGTACGACGTGTCGATGAGCACGCCGTGCGGCGTGTTGTTGCGGAACTTGAAGTCGAGCTGGGGCCAGTAGATGGTCGACTCGATCACGGCCGGGTAGCGGCTGAAGTAGAACGAGTGCGGCTTGTGCTCGACGTCCTGCATCCCCGCGTAGTAGGTCGCGTTGAACAGCGTGGTGGTGAACTGCGAGACACCGCCACCCACCCCCGGCACCAGCTTGCCGCCCACGATCGTCGGCGCGTCCTGGTAGCCCTGGTCGTAGCCGCGCTCACCGGTGTGGCCGTTGAGCGAGAAGGTCTCCCCCGGCTTCACGATCGTGCCGTCCACGTCCTTCGCGGCCTGGACGATGTTCTGGCTGCGCGGTGAGGAGAGGCCGCCGGTGAACCGGGTGGTGAAGGTGGAGACGCGCTCCTTGATGCCCAGCTCCGCGAGCGCGGCCTCGGTCAGCTCCGGCGCGGCCGGCTTGAGCTCGGCGCTGACCGAGCGGCCGGTCGACCTGGGCAGCACCGCGAGCAGTGCGGGGCCGAGCGCGGCGGCGTCGACCTGGCGGCCGGCGCGGCTGGGCACCACCTTGGGCTTGCCGCCGCTGATGGTCAGCCCGGCGTCGCGCGGTTCCACCTCGAGCGTGGCCAGCTTGCCGCCGAGCGCGGCACGCAGCCGCTTGACGTCGACCCGGGGTGTGAGCGTCCCGGCTTCGTCGGCCGAGAAGCGCAGCGACCTGGCGATGGCGGCGGGCGGGATGGTCACCGACCCGCCGTCGGTGGTGAGCGTGACGGGTGCGGAGACGGCCGGCCGGGCCAGCTCGGTGACGAGCCGGTCGACCTCCTCGCGGGTGGTTGCCGGCCACTTCTCCACCAGCGGCACGGTGACCGGCCGGGCGGCGAGCCAGCCGGACGTCACCGCCTCGGTCGCGCCGGCCGTGTCCACGGTCAGCGCCG
Coding sequences within it:
- a CDS encoding VanW family protein; its protein translation is MNGEKMPAADDRPTIKVAAVSWPGVELEPVATPPDTGGGEKPGRSRRGRLLLAGGLTAAVLAAGVGVGAYAYAGDVPRGTTVLGTELGGRSRADAARALRAELERRAETLTAPLTVTVGEKKAELKPADVGLAIDVDATVAAAAAADAHAVSRLVGSRTVEPVVTVDSARLEAALRKAMGSQGREMTMPAIIWTGTTPKPVYPKPALTVDTAGATEAVTSGWLAARPVTVPLVEKWPATTREEVDRLVTELARPAVSAPVTLTTDGGSVTIPPAAIARSLRFSADEAGTLTPRVDVKRLRAALGGKLATLEVEPRDAGLTISGGKPKVVPSRAGRQVDAAALGPALLAVLPRSTGRSVSAELKPAAPELTEAALAELGIKERVSTFTTRFTGGLSSPRSQNIVQAAKDVDGTIVKPGETFSLNGHTGERGYDQGYQDAPTIVGGKLVPGVGGGVSQFTTTLFNATYYAGMQDVEHKPHSFYFSRYPAVIESTIYWPQLDFKFRNNTPHGVLIDTSYTSSTITVSIWSTKIYDSVKTEYGPRRNITQPKTVYLKPGPDCIAAAGSVGFAQDAYRVIKKDGKVIKREKFSWRYDPEPRFICAPEPGA